One region of Brassica napus cultivar Da-Ae chromosome A10, Da-Ae, whole genome shotgun sequence genomic DNA includes:
- the LOC125579214 gene encoding auxin response factor 4-like isoform X1 codes for MEFDLNTEFAEVEEEENDKGKRLGVSPSSSSSCSSGSSSSSSTTASASSIYSELWHACAGPLTSLPKKGNVVVYFPQGHLEQGAMVSYSSPLDIPKLDLSPQIFCRVANVHLLANKETDEVYTQVTLLPLQELSVLNGEGKEVRELGGDEEKNGSSSVKKTPHMFCKTLTASDTSTHGGFSVPRRAAEDCFAPLDYKQQRPSQELIAKDLHGVEWKFRHIYRGQPRRHLLTTGWSIFVSQKSLVSGDAVLFLRDENGELRLGIRRSARPRNGLPDSIIQKYSSSSILSLVANAVSNKSMFHVFYSPRATHSEFVIPYEKYITSIKNPICIGTRFRMRFEMDDSPERRCAGVVTGVCDMDPYRWPNSKWRCLLVRWDESFMSDHQERVSPWEIDPSGSLPPLSIQSSPRPKRPWAGLLGTTTPQGNPITAERGGFLDFEESVRPSKVLQGQENIGSATSSSPLQGFDVMNRRILDFAGMQQSHANPLLLSSRVKDRFGEFVDSTSLDLDRFPRVLQGQEICSLRSFPQIAGLSPGKASLGYNGAFAYQANKTSFYPLASQGIRSSHIPYQSAGDKSLSHPSSRKFDAQGEGGGLPKIDMMGAEKGREVNMNASTTGCKLFGFSLPVGTPASNQQSSSKRICTKVHKQGSLVGRAIDLSRLNGYNDLLTELERLFNMEGLLRDPEKGWRILYTDSENDMMVVGDDPWHDFCSVVLKIHLYTKEEVENGNDDNRSCLEQAALMMEASKSSSVSQPDSSPTGH; via the exons ATGGAGTTTGACTTGAATACTGAGTTTGCGGAGGTGGAGGAAGAGGAGAATGATAAGGGTAAGAGGCTTGGAGTTTCAccgtcatcatcttcttcatgctcttctggttcatcatcatcatcttctaccACAGCTTCTGCTTCCTCCATATACTCTGAGCTGTGGCATGCTTGTGCTGGTCCTCTCACTTCTCTTCCCAAGAAAGGCAATGTAGTTGTGTATTTCCCACAGGGTCATTTGGAGCAAGGCGCTATGGTTTCTTACTCGTCTCCTCTTGATATCCCTAAACTTGATCTCAGTCCTCAAATCTTCTGCAGAGTGGCTAATGTTCACTTGCTT GCTAATAAGGAAACTGATGAGGTCTATACTCAAGTCACTCTGCTTCCACTTCAAGAG TTATCAGTGCTAAATGGGGAAGGCAAAGAGGTGAGGGAGTTAGGAGGGGATGAAGAGAAGAACGGAAGCTCATCTGTCAAAAAGACACCACATATGTTTTGCAAAACCTTAACAGCTTCTGACACAAGCACCCATGGAGGCTTCTCTGTACCTAGAAGAGCCGCTGAAGATTGTTTCGCTCCTCTT GACTATAAGCAACAGAGGCCATCTCAAGAGCTCATTGCAAAGGATCTCCATGGAGTAGAGTGGAAGTTTCGGCATATCTATAGAG GTCAACCAAGGAGGCATCTGCTCACCACTGGTTGGAGTATCTTTGTTAGTCAAAAGAGTCTTGTCTCTGGTGATGCTGTTCTCTTTCTGAG AGATGAAAATGGAGAGCTGAGGTTAGGAATCAGAAGATCTGCACGGCCAAGAAACGGACTTCCTGATTCAATCATTCAGAAGTATTCATCTTCCAGCATCCTCTCTCTTGTGGCTAATGCTGTATCTAACAAAAGCATGTTTCATGTGTTTTACAGTCCACG AGCTACTCACTCAGAGTTTGTGATTCCTTATGAGAAGTATATCACAAGCATCAAGAATCCCATTTGCATAGGCACAAGGTTCAGAATGCGGTTTGAAATGGACGATTCTCCTGAGAGaag ATGTGCTGGTGTAGTGACTGGAGTCTGTGACATGGATCCGTATAGGTGGCCGAACTCTAAATGGAGGTGCTTGTTG GTGCGTTGGGATGAGTCTTTTATGAGTGATCACCAAGAAAGAGTTTCCCCTTGGGAGATTGATCCTTCGGGTTCTCTCCCACCTTTAAGCATTCAGTCATCTCCAAGGCCCAAAAGGCCTTGGGCAGGTCTACTGGGTACTACTACTCCACAAGGAAACCCCATAACCG CAGAAAGGGGTGGTTTTTTGGACTTTGAGGAGTCAGTTAGACCCTCTAAGGTCTTGCAAGGTCAAGAAAATATAGGTTCTGCAACATCATCATCACCTTTACAAGGTTTTGATGTTATGAACCGACGGATACTGGATTTTGCTGGGATGCAGCAGTCCCATGCTAATCCACTTCTTTTATCAAGTAGAGTGAAGGATCGGTTTGGTGAGTTTGTAGACTCTACGTCCCTGGACCTGGATAGGTTTCCAAGGGTCTTGCAAGGTCAAGAAATTTGCTCACTTCGGTCATTCCCTCAAATAGCTGGTCTCAGTCCAGGAAAAGCTAGTCTTGGATACAATGGTGCCTTTGCTTATCAAGCCAACAAGACGAGTTTCTATCCACTAGCGTCCCAAGGGATTAGGAGCTCTCATATTCCATATCAGAGTGCTGGAGACAAATCTTTGAGTCACCCTTCTAGTAGAAAGTTTGATGCACAGGGTGAAGGTGGTGGCCTACCGAAGATTGATATGATGGGAGCAGAGAAAGGCAGAGAGGTTAATATGAATGCTTCGACTACAGGTTGTAAGCTTTTTGGATTCTCCTTACCTGTGGGGACACCTGCATCAAACCAGCAAAGCTCAAGCAAAAGGATCTGTACAAAG GTTCACAAGCAAGGAAGCCTGGTGGGGAGAGCTATTGATTTGTCACGACTAAACGGATACAATGATCTCCTTACTGAGCTTGAACGCCTCTTCAACATGGAAGGGCTTCTCAGGGATCCTGAAAAAGGATGGAGGATCTTGTACACTGATAGTGAGAACGATATGATGGTCGTTGGTGATGATCCATGGCA TGATTTCTGCAGTGTGGTGTTGAAGATACATTTATACACGAAAGAGGAAGTGGAGAATGGGAATGATGATAACAGGAGTTGTTTAGAACAAGCAGCTCTCATGATGGAAGCTTCAAAGTCATCCTCTGTTAGCCAGCCTGATTCTTCTCCAACAGGTCACTAG
- the LOC125579214 gene encoding auxin response factor 4-like isoform X2 — protein MEFDLNTEFAEVEEEENDKGKRLGVSPSSSSSCSSGSSSSSSTTASASSIYSELWHACAGPLTSLPKKGNVVVYFPQGHLEQGAMVSYSSPLDIPKLDLSPQIFCRVANVHLLANKETDEVYTQVTLLPLQELSVLNGEGKEVRELGGDEEKNGSSSVKKTPHMFCKTLTASDTSTHGGFSVPRRAAEDCFAPLDYKQQRPSQELIAKDLHGVEWKFRHIYRGQPRRHLLTTGWSIFVSQKSLVSGDAVLFLRDENGELRLGIRRSARPRNGLPDSIIQKYSSSSILSLVANAVSNKSMFHVFYSPRATHSEFVIPYEKYITSIKNPICIGTRFRMRFEMDDSPERRCAGVVTGVCDMDPYRWPNSKWRCLLVRWDESFMSDHQERVSPWEIDPSGSLPPLSIQSSPRPKRPWAGLLGTTTPQGNPITERGGFLDFEESVRPSKVLQGQENIGSATSSSPLQGFDVMNRRILDFAGMQQSHANPLLLSSRVKDRFGEFVDSTSLDLDRFPRVLQGQEICSLRSFPQIAGLSPGKASLGYNGAFAYQANKTSFYPLASQGIRSSHIPYQSAGDKSLSHPSSRKFDAQGEGGGLPKIDMMGAEKGREVNMNASTTGCKLFGFSLPVGTPASNQQSSSKRICTKVHKQGSLVGRAIDLSRLNGYNDLLTELERLFNMEGLLRDPEKGWRILYTDSENDMMVVGDDPWHDFCSVVLKIHLYTKEEVENGNDDNRSCLEQAALMMEASKSSSVSQPDSSPTGH, from the exons ATGGAGTTTGACTTGAATACTGAGTTTGCGGAGGTGGAGGAAGAGGAGAATGATAAGGGTAAGAGGCTTGGAGTTTCAccgtcatcatcttcttcatgctcttctggttcatcatcatcatcttctaccACAGCTTCTGCTTCCTCCATATACTCTGAGCTGTGGCATGCTTGTGCTGGTCCTCTCACTTCTCTTCCCAAGAAAGGCAATGTAGTTGTGTATTTCCCACAGGGTCATTTGGAGCAAGGCGCTATGGTTTCTTACTCGTCTCCTCTTGATATCCCTAAACTTGATCTCAGTCCTCAAATCTTCTGCAGAGTGGCTAATGTTCACTTGCTT GCTAATAAGGAAACTGATGAGGTCTATACTCAAGTCACTCTGCTTCCACTTCAAGAG TTATCAGTGCTAAATGGGGAAGGCAAAGAGGTGAGGGAGTTAGGAGGGGATGAAGAGAAGAACGGAAGCTCATCTGTCAAAAAGACACCACATATGTTTTGCAAAACCTTAACAGCTTCTGACACAAGCACCCATGGAGGCTTCTCTGTACCTAGAAGAGCCGCTGAAGATTGTTTCGCTCCTCTT GACTATAAGCAACAGAGGCCATCTCAAGAGCTCATTGCAAAGGATCTCCATGGAGTAGAGTGGAAGTTTCGGCATATCTATAGAG GTCAACCAAGGAGGCATCTGCTCACCACTGGTTGGAGTATCTTTGTTAGTCAAAAGAGTCTTGTCTCTGGTGATGCTGTTCTCTTTCTGAG AGATGAAAATGGAGAGCTGAGGTTAGGAATCAGAAGATCTGCACGGCCAAGAAACGGACTTCCTGATTCAATCATTCAGAAGTATTCATCTTCCAGCATCCTCTCTCTTGTGGCTAATGCTGTATCTAACAAAAGCATGTTTCATGTGTTTTACAGTCCACG AGCTACTCACTCAGAGTTTGTGATTCCTTATGAGAAGTATATCACAAGCATCAAGAATCCCATTTGCATAGGCACAAGGTTCAGAATGCGGTTTGAAATGGACGATTCTCCTGAGAGaag ATGTGCTGGTGTAGTGACTGGAGTCTGTGACATGGATCCGTATAGGTGGCCGAACTCTAAATGGAGGTGCTTGTTG GTGCGTTGGGATGAGTCTTTTATGAGTGATCACCAAGAAAGAGTTTCCCCTTGGGAGATTGATCCTTCGGGTTCTCTCCCACCTTTAAGCATTCAGTCATCTCCAAGGCCCAAAAGGCCTTGGGCAGGTCTACTGGGTACTACTACTCCACAAGGAAACCCCATAACCG AAAGGGGTGGTTTTTTGGACTTTGAGGAGTCAGTTAGACCCTCTAAGGTCTTGCAAGGTCAAGAAAATATAGGTTCTGCAACATCATCATCACCTTTACAAGGTTTTGATGTTATGAACCGACGGATACTGGATTTTGCTGGGATGCAGCAGTCCCATGCTAATCCACTTCTTTTATCAAGTAGAGTGAAGGATCGGTTTGGTGAGTTTGTAGACTCTACGTCCCTGGACCTGGATAGGTTTCCAAGGGTCTTGCAAGGTCAAGAAATTTGCTCACTTCGGTCATTCCCTCAAATAGCTGGTCTCAGTCCAGGAAAAGCTAGTCTTGGATACAATGGTGCCTTTGCTTATCAAGCCAACAAGACGAGTTTCTATCCACTAGCGTCCCAAGGGATTAGGAGCTCTCATATTCCATATCAGAGTGCTGGAGACAAATCTTTGAGTCACCCTTCTAGTAGAAAGTTTGATGCACAGGGTGAAGGTGGTGGCCTACCGAAGATTGATATGATGGGAGCAGAGAAAGGCAGAGAGGTTAATATGAATGCTTCGACTACAGGTTGTAAGCTTTTTGGATTCTCCTTACCTGTGGGGACACCTGCATCAAACCAGCAAAGCTCAAGCAAAAGGATCTGTACAAAG GTTCACAAGCAAGGAAGCCTGGTGGGGAGAGCTATTGATTTGTCACGACTAAACGGATACAATGATCTCCTTACTGAGCTTGAACGCCTCTTCAACATGGAAGGGCTTCTCAGGGATCCTGAAAAAGGATGGAGGATCTTGTACACTGATAGTGAGAACGATATGATGGTCGTTGGTGATGATCCATGGCA TGATTTCTGCAGTGTGGTGTTGAAGATACATTTATACACGAAAGAGGAAGTGGAGAATGGGAATGATGATAACAGGAGTTGTTTAGAACAAGCAGCTCTCATGATGGAAGCTTCAAAGTCATCCTCTGTTAGCCAGCCTGATTCTTCTCCAACAGGTCACTAG
- the LOC125579215 gene encoding protein transport protein Sec61 subunit beta-like, whose translation MAKGSSQSQQSTSTASSASRPGLAAPRGSAAATAGMRRRKLGGGGGASAGGGSGAGGGSNNMLRFYTDEAPGLKISPTVVLIMSLCFIGFVTALHVFGKLYLHKSGSKA comes from the coding sequence ATGGCTAAAGGCTCCTCCCAGTCCCAACAATCAACCTCCACCGCCTCCTCAGCCTCCCGTCCCGGTCTGGCTGCTCCTCGTGGATCCGCCGCCGCTACGGCTGGCATGCGTCGCCGCAAGCTCGGTGGCGGGGGAGGCGCATCGGCAGGGGGAGGATCCGGTGCAGGAGGAGGATCGAACAACATGCTGAGGTTCTACACGGATGAAGCTCCAGGTTTGAAGATATCACCGACGGTTGTTCTCATAATGAGTCTCTGTTTCATCGGTTTTGTCACCGCTCTTCACGTCTTTGGAAAGCTCTACCTTCACAAGTCCGGATCCAAAGCTTAG
- the LOC106370386 gene encoding dehydrodolichyl diphosphate synthase 8, whose protein sequence is MNTREEVGEFSKLYNGFMTVMRRFIFKVLCVGPIPNHISFIMDGNRRFAKKHNLQDLDAGHRAGFVSVTHVLQYCQEIEVPYVTLYAFGHDNFRREPEEVKCVMDLMLEKIELTIDQAISGNLNKLKVIFIGDLNMLNERLKAAAQRLMEVTEENKGLMVVVCVAYSTSHEIVHAIRESCVRKCGDGDSPQVLEVSDIEECMYTSIVPDPALVIRTGGRDRLSNFMTWQTSRSLLHTTAALWPELGLWHLVWAILKFQRMQNYLQKKQKLD, encoded by the coding sequence ATGAATACCCGAGAAGAAGTAGGTGAATTCTCTAAACTCTACAATGGTTTCATGACTGTAATGAGGAGATTCATATTCAAAGTTCTATGCGTCGGTCCAATACCTAATCACATCTCATTCATAATGGATGGAAACCGCAGATTCGCCAAGAAACACAATCTTCAAGACCTAGACGCAGGACACAGAGCTGGTTTTGTATCCGTAACACATGTTCTTCAGTACTGCCAAGAGATTGAAGTACCGTACGTCACACTCTACGCCTTTGGACACGATAATTTCAGGAGAGAACCTGAAGAAGTCAAGTGTGTGATGGATCTGATGCTGGAGAAAATCGAGCTCACAATCGACCAAGCTATCTCCGGAAATCTAAACAAATTGAAAGTGATCTTTATTGGTGATTTGAATATGTTAAACGAGCGTCTTAAAGCCGCAGCGCAGAGACTGATGGAAGTTACTGAGGAGAATAAAGGTTTAATGGTTGTGGTTTGCGTTGCTTACAGCACAAGTCACGAGATTGTTCACGCTATTAGAGAATCTTGTGTGAGGAAGTGTGGTGATGGAGATAGTCCTCAGGTTTTGGAGGTGAGTGATATTGAAGAGTGTATGTATACATCAATTGTTCCTGATCCTGCTCTTGTAATAAGAACAGGAGGACGAGATCGGCTGAGTAACTTCATGACTTGGCAGACTTCAAGGTCTCTCCTTCATACCACGGCTGCTCTTTGGCCGGAGCTAGGTCTTTGGCATTTGGTTTGGGCTATTCTTAAATTCCAGAGGATGCAAAATTACTTGCAGAAGAAGCAAAAACTCGACTAA
- the LOC106370756 gene encoding dehydrodolichyl diphosphate synthase 8-like, translating to MFIAKMNTREQVGEFSKLFNAFMTVMRRFIFKVLCVGPIPNHISFIMDGNRRFAKKHNLQGLDAGHRAGFVSVTYVLQYCQEIGVPYVTLYAFGIDNFKREPEEVKCMMDLMLEKIELTIDQAISGNLKDLKVIFAGDLNLLNERLKVAAQRLMELTEENRGLVAVVIVAYSTSHEIVQAIRESCVRKCVDGDSPLVLEMSDVEECMYTSIVPDPDLVIRSGGIDRLSNFMTWQSSRSLLHTTAALWPELGLWHLVWAILKFQRMHDYLQKKQKLD from the coding sequence atgtttattgcCAAGATGAACACCCGAGAACAAGTAGGTGAATTCTCTAAACTCTTCAATGCTTTCATGACTGTAATGAGGAGATTCATATTCAAAGTTCTATGCGTCGGTCCAATCCCTAACCACATATCATTCATCATGGATGGTAACCGCAGATTCGCCAAGAAACATAATCTTCAAGGCCTAGACGCAGGACACAGAGCCGGTTTCGTATCCGTAACATATGTTCTTCAGTACTGCCAAGAGATTGGTGTGCCGTACGTCACACTCTACGCCTTTGGTATCGATAATTTCAAGAGAGAGCCTGAAGAAGTCAAGTGTATGATGGATCTGATGCTTGAGAAAATCGAGCTCACAATCGATCAAGCTATCTCCGGGAATCTAAAGGATTTGAAAGTGATCTTTGCTGGTGATTTGAATTTGCTAAACGAGCGTCTTAAAGTCGCAGCTCAGAGACTGATGGAACTTACTGAAGAGAATAGGGGTTTAGTGGCTGTGGTTATCGTTGCGTACAGCACAAGTCACGAGATTGTTCAGGCTATTAGAGAATCTTGTGTAAGGAAGTGTGTGGATGGAGATAGCCCTCTGGTCTTGGAGATGAGCGATGTTGAAGAGTGTATGTATACATCAATTGTTCCTGATCCGGATCTTGTAATAAGATCAGGAGGAATAGATAGGCTGAGTAACTTCATGACTTGGCAGAGTTCAAGGTCTCTTCTTCATACCACGGCAGCTCTTTGGCCGGAGTTAGGTCTTTGGCATTTGGTTTGGGCCATTCTTAAATTCCAGAGGATGCACGATTACTTGCAGAAGAAGCAAAAACTTGACTAG
- the LOC106370388 gene encoding uncharacterized protein LOC106370388, with protein sequence MSRVLVIFIVLVSVSAVSAAKKGAYDAASTNYKVLSPLGSGQERVQCLARGYCSQKILICPKECPQRKPQMNKKEKACFIDCSSKCEVTCKWRIANCNGYGSLCYDPRFVGGDGTMFYFHGNKDGNFAIVSDENLQINAHFIGTRPAGRTRDFTWVQAFSVMFDTHNLVIAAKKVSSWDDSVDSLVVRWNGEEVEVPTGGEAEWRINLEEREVVVERTDVRNNVRVTVSGIVQMDIKVRPIGKEEDRVHNYQLPEGDVFAHLETQFKFFSLSDLVEGVLGKTYRPGYVSPVKIGVPMPMMGGEDKYQTPSLFSPLCNVCRFQGKPGPGVAKY encoded by the exons ATGTCGCGAGTCCTAGTGATTTTCATCGTTCTTGTCTCTGTTTCAGCCGTTTCAGCAGCAAAGAAAGGTGCTTATGATGCAGCTTCAACGAACTACAAGGTGTTGTCTCCACTTGGCTCAGGCCAAGAACGAGTTCAATGCTTGGCGAGAGGATACTGCAGCCAGAAGATCCTCATTTGTCCCAAGGAATGCCCCCAAAGGAAACCTCAGATGAACAAGAAGGAAAAAGCATGTTTCATCGATTGTAGCAGCAAATGTGAAGTTACATGCAAAT GGAGGATAGCAAACTGCAATGGATATGGTTCTTTATGTTACGATCCAAGATTTGTAGGAGGAGATGGAACGATGTTCTACTTCCACGGAAACAAAGACGGCAACTTCGCCATCGTCTCTGACGAGAATCTTCAAATCAACGCACATTTTATCGGTACAAGACCTGCTGGTAGAACCAGAGACTTCACATGGGTCCAAGCCTTCTCAGTCATGTTCGATACTCACAACCTAGTCATCGCTGCCAAGAAGGTTTCCTCTTGGGACGACTCTGTAGACTCTCTTGTCGTGAGATGGAACGGGGAAGAAGTTGAAGTCCCCACAGGAGGTGAAGCGGAGTGGAGAATCAATCTTGAAGAAAGGGAAGTTGTTGTTGAGAGAACTGATGTGAGGAATAACGTGAGAGTCACGGTATCTGGTATTGTTCAGATGGATATTAAGGTTAGACCAATAGGGAAAGAGGAAGACAGAGTTCATAACTATCAGTTGCCTGAAGGTGATGTCTTTGCTCATCTTGAGACTCAGTTTAAGTTCTTTAGCTTGAGTGATCTCGTTGAGGGTGTGTTGGGGAAAACATATAGGCCTGGATACGTTAGTCCGGTTAAGATTGGAGTCCCTATGCCAATGATGGGTGGAGAAGACAAGTATCAGACTCCTTCTCTGTTCTCACCTCTCTGTAATGTCTGCAGGTTCCAAGGCAAACCTGGTCCTGGAGTGGCTAAGTACTAA
- the LOC106370389 gene encoding uncharacterized protein LOC106370389 isoform X2 codes for MVKAKVMVMVMVMVTVTVTRKEKEKRDKEQSEAAARYRMLSPLRTGQEQAMCQGQSACYYKTLVCPGECPKRKPTKNRNTKGCFIDCTSKCEATCKWRKTNCNGYGSLCYDPRFVGGDGRMFYFHGSKGGNFAIVSDNNLQINAHFIGTRPVGRTRDFTWVQALNVMFENHKLVITANKVTQWDENTDAFTIRHNDELITLPEDEQSEWRANSGQREIVIERTDERNSVRVLVSGLVQMDIKVRPIGKEEDRVHNYQLPQDDAFAHLETQFKFLDLSEFVEGVLGKTYRPDYVSTAKTGVPMPVMGGEDKYQTPSLFSPTCRLCRFKPQEQPLSADI; via the exons ATGGTAAAGGCAAAGGTAATGGTAATGGTAATGGTAATGGTAACGGTAACGGTAACG aggaaggagaaagagaagagggACAAGGAGCAGAGTGAAGCAGCTGCTAGATACAGGATGCTTTCACCGTTGCGTACAGGACAAGAGCAGGCCATGTGCCAGGGTCAGAGTGCATGTTATTACAAGACTCTTGTGTGTCCTGGTGAATGCCCCAAGAGGAAGCCCACCAAGAACAGAAACACTAAAGGTTGCTTCATTGATTGCACCAGCAAATGCGAAGCTACATGCAAAT ggaGAAAAACTAACTGCAACGGGTACGGTTCTCTCTGCTACGACCCTAGATTTGTTGGAGGAGATGGTAGGATGTTCTATTTCCATGGATCCAAAGGAGGAAACTTTGCGATCGTTTCAGACAACAACCTCCAGATCAACGCTCACTTCATCGGTACAAGACCCGTTGGAAGAACAAGAGACTTCACATGGGTTCAAGCCCTAAATGTCATGTTCGAAAACCACAAGCTCGTGATCACAGCCAACAAAGTGACTCAATGGGATGAAAACACCGACGCCTTTACCATCAGACACAACGACGAACTCATCACACTACCTGAAGATGAACAATCCGAATGGAGGGCAAATTCAGGACAAAGAGAGATCGTCATCGAAAGAACCGACGAGAGAAACAGCGTGAGAGTACTTGTCTCTGGTCTTGTTCAGATGGACATCAAAGTGAGACCAATAGGGAAAGAAGAAGACAGAGTTCACAACTACCAGTTGCCTCAGGATGATGCTTTTGCTCATCTTGAGACTCAGTTCAAGTTCTTAGACCTAAGCGAGTTCGTTGAGGGTGTTTTGGGGAAAACCTACCGTCCTGATTACGTTAGCACGGCCAAGACTGGTGTCCCAATGCCTGTGATGGGAGGAGAAGACAAGTATCAAACGCCTTCTCTGTTCTCTCCTACTTGCAGACTCTGCAGGTTTAAGCCTCAAGAACAACCCCTCTCTGCTGATATCTAA
- the LOC106370389 gene encoding uncharacterized protein LOC106370389 isoform X1, which produces MEHRKSYVLAALFALLLLTEVVIAASDGGKGNGNNGQGGQVDKGNGGYDGKGKGNGNGNGNGNGNGNGPKDKEKKDKDKKDKERKEKEKKDKEEKAKKDKERKEKEKKEKERKEKEKRDKEQSEAAARYRMLSPLRTGQEQAMCQGQSACYYKTLVCPGECPKRKPTKNRNTKGCFIDCTSKCEATCKWRKTNCNGYGSLCYDPRFVGGDGRMFYFHGSKGGNFAIVSDNNLQINAHFIGTRPVGRTRDFTWVQALNVMFENHKLVITANKVTQWDENTDAFTIRHNDELITLPEDEQSEWRANSGQREIVIERTDERNSVRVLVSGLVQMDIKVRPIGKEEDRVHNYQLPQDDAFAHLETQFKFLDLSEFVEGVLGKTYRPDYVSTAKTGVPMPVMGGEDKYQTPSLFSPTCRLCRFKPQEQPLSADI; this is translated from the exons ATGGAGCACAGAAAGTCATATGTGCTTGCAGCTCTCTTCGCATTGCTTCTCTTGACCGAAGTTGTCATTGCTGCTAGCGATGGCGGCAAAGGCAACGGTAACAACGGGCAAGGTGGACAAGTAGACAAGGGTAACGGAGGTTATGATGGTAAAGGCAAAGGTAATGGTAATGGTAATGGTAATGGTAACGGTAACGGTAACGGTCCAAAggacaaggagaagaaggatAAGGACAAGAAGGACAAGGAAaggaaggagaaagagaagaaggacAAGGAGGAAAAAGCAAAGAAGGACAAGGAGAGgaaggaaaaggagaagaaggaaaaagagaggaaggagaaagagaagagggACAAGGAGCAGAGTGAAGCAGCTGCTAGATACAGGATGCTTTCACCGTTGCGTACAGGACAAGAGCAGGCCATGTGCCAGGGTCAGAGTGCATGTTATTACAAGACTCTTGTGTGTCCTGGTGAATGCCCCAAGAGGAAGCCCACCAAGAACAGAAACACTAAAGGTTGCTTCATTGATTGCACCAGCAAATGCGAAGCTACATGCAAAT ggaGAAAAACTAACTGCAACGGGTACGGTTCTCTCTGCTACGACCCTAGATTTGTTGGAGGAGATGGTAGGATGTTCTATTTCCATGGATCCAAAGGAGGAAACTTTGCGATCGTTTCAGACAACAACCTCCAGATCAACGCTCACTTCATCGGTACAAGACCCGTTGGAAGAACAAGAGACTTCACATGGGTTCAAGCCCTAAATGTCATGTTCGAAAACCACAAGCTCGTGATCACAGCCAACAAAGTGACTCAATGGGATGAAAACACCGACGCCTTTACCATCAGACACAACGACGAACTCATCACACTACCTGAAGATGAACAATCCGAATGGAGGGCAAATTCAGGACAAAGAGAGATCGTCATCGAAAGAACCGACGAGAGAAACAGCGTGAGAGTACTTGTCTCTGGTCTTGTTCAGATGGACATCAAAGTGAGACCAATAGGGAAAGAAGAAGACAGAGTTCACAACTACCAGTTGCCTCAGGATGATGCTTTTGCTCATCTTGAGACTCAGTTCAAGTTCTTAGACCTAAGCGAGTTCGTTGAGGGTGTTTTGGGGAAAACCTACCGTCCTGATTACGTTAGCACGGCCAAGACTGGTGTCCCAATGCCTGTGATGGGAGGAGAAGACAAGTATCAAACGCCTTCTCTGTTCTCTCCTACTTGCAGACTCTGCAGGTTTAAGCCTCAAGAACAACCCCTCTCTGCTGATATCTAA
- the LOC106371607 gene encoding probable pyridoxal 5'-phosphate synthase subunit PDX2, whose protein sequence is MTVGVLALQGSFNEHIAALRRLGVQGIEIRKAEQLLTVSSLIIPGGESTTMAKLAEYHNLFPALREFVKTGKPVWGTCAGLIFLADRAVGQKEGGQELVGGLDCTVHRNFFGSQIQSFEADISVPILTSKEGGPETFRGVFIRAPAVLDVGPDVEVLAHYPVPSNKVLYSSSTVQIQEEDALPETNVIVAVKQRNLLATAFHPELTADTRWHSYFMKMAKEMEQGASSSSSGTIVSVGETSEQAKPDIPIYQ, encoded by the exons ATGACCGTGGGAGTATTAGCTTTACAAGGCTCTTTCAACGAGCACATCGCGGCTCTGCGGCGGCTCGGCGTCCAAGGAATCGAGATTAGGAAGGCGGAGCAGCTTCTCACCGTTTCATCTCTCATAATCCCCGGCGGCGAGAGCACCACCATGGCCAAACTCGCCGAGTACCACAACCtg TTTCCGGCTCTACGTGAGTTTGTCAAGACAGGGAAACCTGTATGGGGGACATGCGCTGGTCTTATCTTCTTGGCAGACAGAGCCGTTG GTCAGAAAGAGGGAGGTCAAGAACTAGTAGGTGGCCTTGACTGCACCGTGCATAGGAACTTCTTTGGCAGCCAG ATTCAAAGTTTTGAAGCTGATATCTCTGTACCTATTCTAACATCTAAAGAAGGTGGGCCAGAGACGTTCCGAGGAGTCTTCATACGTGCTCCAGCTGTTCTCGACGTTGGCCCTGATGTCGAAGTCTTAGCGCATTATCCCGTCCCATCAAACAAGGTCTTGTATTCAAGCTCCACTGTCCAAATCCAAGAG GAAGATGCTCTTCCTGAAACGAACGTCATTGTTGCTGTAAAGCAAAGAAACTTGTTAGCAACTGCGTTTCATCCCGAGTTAACCGCAGACACGCGTTG GCACAGTTATTTCATGAAGATGGCGAAAGAGATGGAACAAGGAGCTTCTTCAAGCAGTAGTGGAACTATTGTTTCTGTTGGAGAAACCAGCGAGCAAGCTAAGCCTGATATTCCTATATATCAGTAA